Sequence from the Qipengyuania gaetbuli genome:
CACGCCCTGCCGCGAAGGCACGGGCTGGATGTGGCGAATGATGGAACGCCTGCGCACCGGCGATGCGGCGATCGAGGAAATCGATATGCTTCAGCAGGTTACGAAGCAGGTCGAAGGCCACACCATCTGCGCCCTCGGTGACGCGGCCGCATGGCCGATCCAGGGCCTCATCCGCCATTTCCGCCCCGAGCTCGAGCGCCGGATCAACGAACACAACGCCAAGTTTGCCGAGGCAGCCGAATAATGCCCAAGGTTACCGTAGACGGACAGGAAATCGAGGTTCCGGACGGCGCGACCGTCCTCCAGGCCTGCGAACTCGCGGGCAAGGAAATCCCGCGTTTCTGCTATCACGAGCGGCTGTCGATTGCCGGCAACTGCCGCATGTGCCTGGTCGAAGTGAAGCCGGGACCGCCCAAGCCGCAGGCAAGCTGCGCGCTTCCCGCGACCGAAGGCCAGGAAATTCGCACCGATACGCCGATGGTGAAGACCGCGCGCGAAGGCGTGATGGAATTCCTGCTCATCAACCACCCGCTCGATTGCCCGATCTGCGACCAAGGCGGCGAATGCGACCTGCAGGACCAGTCGGTGGCCTATGGCCGCGGCGGCTCGCGCTATCACGAGAACAAGCGCGCCGTCACCGAGAAGTACATGGGCCCGCTGATCAAGACGGTCATGACCCGCTGCATCCACTGCACCCGCTGCGTGCGCTTCTCGGAAGAGATCGCCGGCGTGGACGAAATCGGCGCGCTGTATCGCGGCGAGGACATGCAGATCACGACCTATCTCGAGCAGGCAGCCGAGCACGAGCTGTCGGCCAATGTGATCGACCTTTGCCCAGTCGGTGCACTGACCTCGCGCCCCTATGCTTTCGAAGCCCGTCCGTGGGAGCTGAAGAAGACCCTCAGCATCGACGTGTCGGACGCTGTCGGCGCGAATATCCGTCTCGACAGCCGCGGCCGCGAAGTCATGCGCGCGCTTCCGCGCATCAATGACGACGTGAACGAGGAGTGGATTTCCGACAAGGCGCGCTACCAGGTCGATGGTCTCGGCAAGCGCCGCCTCGACAAGGTCTTCATGCGCAAGCGCGGCAAGCTCCAGCCGGCAAGCTGGGACGAGGCTTTCAAGGCTATCGCCAAGCAGCTGAAGTCCGACACTTCGAGCATCGCCGCGGTTGCAGGCGACATGGTCGATTGCGAAACCATGTTCGCGGCCAAGTCGCTGCTGACGGCTTGCGGTTCCTCGCTGGTCGAAGGCCGCCAGACCGGCATGGACTACGATGTTTCCAGCCTCGCGGCCGTCAACTTCAAC
This genomic interval carries:
- the nuoG gene encoding NADH-quinone oxidoreductase subunit NuoG; this translates as MPKVTVDGQEIEVPDGATVLQACELAGKEIPRFCYHERLSIAGNCRMCLVEVKPGPPKPQASCALPATEGQEIRTDTPMVKTAREGVMEFLLINHPLDCPICDQGGECDLQDQSVAYGRGGSRYHENKRAVTEKYMGPLIKTVMTRCIHCTRCVRFSEEIAGVDEIGALYRGEDMQITTYLEQAAEHELSANVIDLCPVGALTSRPYAFEARPWELKKTLSIDVSDAVGANIRLDSRGREVMRALPRINDDVNEEWISDKARYQVDGLGKRRLDKVFMRKRGKLQPASWDEAFKAIAKQLKSDTSSIAAVAGDMVDCETMFAAKSLLTACGSSLVEGRQTGMDYDVSSLAAVNFNSTFAGIENADAVLIVGSHIRWEAPLVNVRIRKAVKRGAKVLVVGPHWETTYPAEFLGNDLGVLNSLPKEVSEVFSKAERPAVIVGGAALKGAHGKALALASEWGAAFNVLHFSAARMGGLMLGFAQKGGIADLAKASPKVLLALGADEMDFEPFADSLKVYIGHHGDRGAHAADIILPGASYAEKDGTYVNTEGRVQFAEKAVFAPGDAREDWTILRALADALKVEVGFDSFDQLQSAMIATVPALGEEGLADYGALPKADAKAKAEGVLSAYPIKDFYLTNPIARASEVMQRCSAELLHGGELAEAAE